aataaaaaggcATATCGTGGATTAATACGTGTTCAAGCAATAGTTAAAGGAAAGATTCAAAGAAAGAAACTCTTTAAAATGTTCCCACTTTATCGTAGAAATGAAATTGTCAAAGAGATTCTCTCCACAGAGGACAAGTATGTAACGTCGTTGGCTATGGTGACAACCCACTATTTGAAGCCAAGTGAAGCTTTTCTATCGACTCAACAAGTTCGTAGTATTTTCTCACAGATTGAGATCATCCATCGTTACAATAGTTTAATTTTGGAGAAATTAGTATCGAGAAATAAGATTTGGTATTCGTCAGGTCAAAAGATTGGCGATATTTTCATAGAAATGTCTGCTTTCTTAAAGGTGTACACCATCTATGtaaacaattacaataacTCTATCCAAACGATTACCGAGTGTATGGAGATACCAAAGTTTGCATCGCTTTTGGAAAAGAATCGTAACCAATTCGGCTTGGATTTATCTGCATTCTTAATTGCACCAATTCAACGTATTCCTCGTTATATTCTATTATTACAAGATTTGTTGAAAAATACTAAAGAGTCACATCCAGATCACCAAGATCTTTCATTGGctttaaagaaaatgaaagatGTTGCTGAATATGTCAATGAAAAGAAGAGAGAGGCTGAGAATCTTAATCAAGTATTAACCATTCAATCTTCATTAACTggtaaattcaataatttagCTGAACCACATAGAAGATATGTTAAAAAGGGtactttaatttcaaatgataaaattcaTCTTTACTTTTTATTCAATGATTTATTAGTTAAAACAGAGAATAAAATCGTTAGCAAAATTCGTGACTCTGCTcgtttatcaaataataattcaagtgataaaaattcaaaatcaacttTTCATTCACcaaaagaaatcattaatgaaggtaaatcaaaatatttaaattcttaCTTTTTAGCTGGTTCTTCATTAGTTGATTCAAATCCTGATGGTTTCACTTTTCAAattattggtgttggtgatgcaaatgaattaaatagtCAAATCAATAATCAAatcaataatcaaaataataatcaaaataataaccaaaataataatctaaataataataatgatgattcaccaattttatcattttcaccattttcttcatcattcgcttcaacaattacaaatagTTTAAGTTCTattggtaatagtaataatgtaaataataataataatacctcTTCAAATAGTGGTTTTgtaaatagtagtaataataatataaatattgtaaataGTAATGGATCATCACCATTAACAAATAGTGGTCATGGTTTAAATAGTTCATTTGGtattagtagtaataataataataatttaacaatgCCAACTACATCAATTCAATTAGAagcattatcattaaatgagAAAATGACATGGATGGGTGAATTGGATGAATGtatttttcaacttttaGAGAAATCAAAAAGTAAAAAGAGATCATTGATAACTGATGCTGATGAGTTAACAACAGTACCATTTGATATATCAGTTGTAAAAGATTCagaattttcaaatgtttTAGAAAAGAAACATAGTGAAATCTCTTGGAGATCAAAGAAATTCTATTTAAAGAATACTCATCTCTATTATCATCGTTATTCGTCAACTGAATCTCCAAAAGAACCAACTAAAATCAAATGTATCAATTTAATACTTTGTTCAGTTAAATTGGCTCAAGTAGTTGATCATCCACATTGTTTCCAATTGATTACTCCATCAAGAATTTACTTTTTCAGTTGTGAAGATTCAACTGTACTATTCCAATGGATCTCTTTAATtagattatcaattaaaaagaaattggaaTCTTTgaaagatgaaaataataatattaataatttcacaAGTATCGCTAGTGCTACCTCTCCAACTTCTTCAAGTAGCAATACTACTCCAATAGTTGTACCAATAGCTTCTCATTCAAATGCTACAGGTTCTTTATCTGCTTCATTGGGTAGTTCTTTcttaaatcaacaacaaagatctttagaacaacaacaacatttaaatacttcaaattcaaatttaactcCATTAGCTTTATCTTCACAGGTATTATatcatattaataattttatatctaCATCTACATCTACATCTGcatcacaatcacaatcacaatcaccaTCACCTTCACCTTCACACTCTAtcaatcaaaaacaaaaaattcgAAAACTATCATTTTATCAAAGTAGGTCAAATACTCtcattaatatcaataatgatgaagatagACTGAATTCTTTTCCAACTTCTACTCTATCTGTTTCTtgtcttttaaataatgataaccatggtaataatgattttgatggTAAATCCTTCaccaataatattgatattaccaccaccacaactacaaatgatgataataataataatactactactacacaAGTCAAAAAGGGGAAGGATTTATCTTGttcaaaagaattaaacTGTTCTATTAGTCATGATGACAATAGCAAAGGTAGTAGTGGTTACGGTAATAATAGTTGTggtgataatattaataatgatgaaagtTTGgcacaaaaaaattttaattctataatatctttttttttaagcacaaaaaaattcattaaatctCCTAAAAGGACTATCTCTACTTCTTTccttttttcttaaaaaaattctatttatatCTTTCCTTTCTTTGtaaaaatgtattttttttttttctttttttggtaaatctattttttattttttttttattttttttattttttattttttattttatgtgtgtgtgtgaattgaaatcattttaatttgaataatattaatattaatttatcttttttataaaaaaataattaaggattcaatattaaatattccaggtaataataattgtgcAGAATGTGGAGCATCAGATCCATCATGGGTTTCAATTAATTATGGTGTTGTAGTTTGCTTAGATTGTTCATCAATTCATAAGAATTTACCAGAAGGTAATGTAAAATCAGTTAGATCGTTATCAGTTGCATTCTCTGATATCGTTAAAAAACAAGAAGGTAATATCaaagcaaataataaatatgaaaAGAATATTCCATCAGGTTTAACAAAACCAAATCCAAAAGATTcttatgaaattaaattatcttgGATAAAAgcaaaatatattaataataataataataataataactctcAAAATGGAGattcaacaacaccaacaccaacaccaacttcAACTACAATTCATGTAAATAATGATTCTACACCTActtcaccaaatttaaattcacaatcatcaccaccaccaacagcaacaacaacacaaactgaaaatgtaaaattaGATAATGGTAGATcatcaccaacaccaacaccaacacaaactgaaaataataataataatgtattaacaccaacaacaacaacaacaaatactaCTACTTCAACTACAACTGGTAGTagaccaacaacaccaacaatattaaataatgaagaagaacATATTCAAggaataaatttaaaggaTAGTACTGATACATCAAATGGAAAAGGAACATGGAGTCGTGGTAGTTCACATGCAATCACTGAAAGAAAAACAAGTTTCTTGGATAAACCACGTGTTCCAGTTAAGAAAGAACATCAaggttatttatttaaaacaagttctccaacttcaaataattcaagtGATTGGAAGAAATATTTATTCGTTTACAAGAATGACGTTTTAACTTATTATAAAGtttcaaagaaaaataaaagaaaagaaaaaggtaTCATTGATTTATTCCATTCAGTTAAACAAGAAAGTAGaccaaaacaaaaatattcCTTTACTCTTGTAACCTCTCAAAGATTATATTTCTTGGCTTCTGAAACTGAAGaagaaatgaaaatttgGTTAGATGTTTTATCTTCTCATACAactcattaaaaaaataaaaataaaaattaaaattaaaaatcaaaatcaaaattaaaatcaaaatcaaaataaataattaaaatattaaatttaaaactagtttctttttttttttttttattattttttttatttctattttcagataatagtttatttaaataacgacgttttgaattttaatatctttttataatttaaatatctttgcaaatgttttaattaggtgttaaaaataaaaaataaaaataaaaaaagtaatcatTGGGtgtaaaaatagtttttttttttttttttttttttcaaacataaaagaaatattattattatatggttaaaaataataaaataaaatattaaggATTTAAAAAACCTATTTCAAAaatggataataataaaaaaattagagcAATTATTACTGGTGCAAGTGGAATGATTGGTGAAGGTGTTGTACAAAATGCAATTGAAAGTGATGAAGttgaaaagatattaattgTTGGTAGAAGAGAATCTGGATTTAAGAATGAAAAagttaaagaaattttacataatgattttttagatttaacaaatattcaaaatgaaTTCATTGGATATAATTCAGTATACTTTTGTGCTGGTGTTTCATCAGTTGGATTGAATAGAGAAACTTATGAAAAATTAACAGTTGATATGCCAATggaaatgttaaaaaaatttgaaattgtaaataatatgaaatcaaaggatgataatgattgtaCATTCATTTATATAACATCGGCATTAACAAATTCCGATTCTTGGTTAATGTGGTCACAAGTTAAAGCAAAAGCAGAGAATCAAATTATATCttcaaatttcaataaaacaTTTGCATTCCGCCCAGCATGGATACAACCAAATATACCAGGTTTAAAAAATGCATATAAAACCTATAAATACATAAGTTGGATGTATCCAATTGGCCGATCAATCACTCAAAATGGATTTGTTACTTTAAGAGAGTTAAGCAGAGCAATGATACATGCTTCAATAAATGgttataattcaaatataattCATGGTAGTGATATGGTTAAATTATctctaattaaataataataaaaataaaaataataataataattttttttttttttttttttttttttttaaatttttgattttgattttgatgggttttgaaaaatttatcaCCCCACACTCACCACAGGggttaaatttgtaatttgccaaacaaaaataattaaattaaattaaattgaaaaaaaatgaaaaaaattaaattaaaaaaagaaggaaaaaaaaaaaacaaaaaaaaaaaaattgaatataaatacaattttttttaattattttgattattaaattaaaaatttttttaacaaaattccaaccaaataaaaagttcccttaatgaattttttcaaaaaattatgtaggattttgttttttttttgttttaaatattggttaaaaaaaaaaaaagtaaacccgggaaccattttttttttttttttttttttttttttttttttttttttttttttttttttttttttttttatagaatGAAATAATTAGAACTGATAGTGATTTTAACCAAAGTATTACACTTCAAGAATTAATTgcagatttaaaaaataaaaaagccAAAAATCCAGTTGGAACTGCTGTAGCTGTTTTTAGAGATGCtgacaaaaataaaaatggcaAATTAAgtaagttttaaaataattggaattgtttaaaaaaaaataaataaataaataaataaataattaatattaaatattgattttttaaatatagcATATGAAGAAATAAGAAACTGGGCTATTACTAAAAACTCAAATGCTATTAATGATGCTCTTACCAAAGAAGTAAACGAAATTCTCTCACCAATGgataaagataatgatgGTAATTTAACCGCTGGTGAAATGCTTGATTATTTTGTTAAACAaggtttaaaattaaatggtaaataataaatattatagttgaataaaaaaaaaaaaaaattattactaatttatatatatttatatgtatatattaaaaatatcagaTGCATGCGAAATGATCAAATCATATTTTGAACAAGTCGATAAAGATTCTGATGGTATTTTAACTGTTTGCGAACttaaaaaggtaattttaatttaattttattactactattatttattattattattattattaattattttaatatattaatttaatttaattttttttttttttttttaatttttagttCATTGGCGCTGATTTACAAGTACCATCACaataatgtttttattattatttttttttttttacttttggactttatttttctaaaattaaataattattaaaaataaaagtctGATGTTTGATTACTCCAATAAACGCAACATGATGAAacttattttttcatttgaattagctgtaaaaaaaaaaataaaaaaaaaaagcaattaTTAGGTGTCAACCACAACtgtcctaaaaaaaaataaaaaaaaaataaaattaaaaataaattttttttttttttagaacaaaatggaataaataaatagaaatgaattttttaaaaaaaagatattttataataattttaatcatatcatacattatatatttaaataatattgaaatagAAGATAATATATTCAATATGGagaataatcaaattaataacaataacaataatagtaataataaaattagagCAATTATTACTGGTGCAAGTGGAATGATTGGTGAAGGTGTTGTACAAAATGCAATTGAAAGTGATGAAGttgaaaagatattaattgTTGGTAGAAGAGAATCTGGATTTAAGAATGAAAAagttaaagaaattttacATAATGATctttcaaatttaacaaatattcaaaatgaaTTCATTGGATATAATTCAGTATACTTTTGTGCTGGTATATCGTCAGTTGGTGTTGATAATGAAACTTATCATAAAATATCCTATGATATGCCAATGGAAATGTTAAGAAAAGTTGAActtgtaaataatataaaatcaaaggATGATAATAACTTTACCTTCATTTATGTTACAGGTAGTGGAACAAATGAAAACTCTTGGTCAAATTGGGCACGTGTAAAAGCTAAAACTGAAAATCATATTATAGCAtccaatttcaataaaacATTTGCATTCCGTCCTGGTTTCATTCAACCAAATATACCAGGTTTAAAAAATGCCTACAAAATGTATAAATATATTGGTTGGTTATATCCAATTGGTCGTTCAATCTCTCAAAATGGATTCATTACACTAAGAGAAATAAGTCAAGCAATGGTAAAAGCTTCAACAAATGgttataaatcaaatataattaatggTAGTGATATTGTTAAATTAGCTCGttcataaataaaatatttgtatttttaaaattaatttaaaattattgttttttttattttatttatttaattattaaaactttctaaaatcaaatcaacatttaaattatttttttcaatataatttgaaaatataatttgaaatgattctaataaattattattgataatattatttgtattttctttttgttgtttatcatttaaaaataattttgaaaaggTATCAAAAGagttttcttctttttctttttctttttctttttctttttcttcttcttttttatttaaatcatttattaaatttaatctaaaagttaaattttctaaataatttaaatctcttttaattaaatgattataaaattgtcttttaaaattatttttagaaatatcaattgattgtaataaaagtttttcaCAATTTGATTGAAGATTATAAACAATTGATGTAAAAAGttggaataataaaaagaaacaatctttaatttcgttttcattttcatcaccatctttttcattatcatttgtttgatttacttttttatccAATTCTtggttttctttttcattttcattttcattttcattttcattttcattttcattttcattttctttttgtttttctttttcttcttttcttaaatttgaaattgattgttGATCAATTGGTTTTCTATCAATAtcatattgattttttattaattctttaattaattcctttttattattacaaattctAAGATCttttgtagttgtagtgatattttttaatttatttttaatatcaccatTAAAAAGTGCAAAATAATATCTTAAATCTTCTGTCATTTGGTAGAGTTCAAATATATTTGGCATCATGTCTTCATTAACTAATGAATATAATGGTGATAACATTTCTTTGAAAAGTTGAAAAACCATTGAAAAtgtttcatttattaatttattttcattgttttgttgttgttgttgggttatgttaaattgtttaaaaagtAATTCTACTATTTTTGAAGtatcattaataaatgattccctttgttcaatttcattttcaataatgCCTGAAATAGAAAATGTTTCACTAGTTTCGAGCATtctatccatttttttttgttttgtttgaatgataattataattcgttttttagaaaataaaattttttttttttttttttttttttaattaaaatttttaaaaaataattttggaaataggatttaaataataagggtattaatattagatttgaaaaattgttggtttcaaataaaataaaatattttctatTGTTTTGGAAATATTAATGTAGtttatatacaaataaaaaattttttttataccatAAATTGACAAAAGTATAAAATTAAGTTTAgctaaaaaaattttattacatCAAAAATGCCTGGATGGCTCAGTAGGCAGAGCGAGCGGCTGTTAACCGCTAGGTCCATGGTTCGATCCCATGTCTAGGCGATACTTTTTAAATGCTCTTAATTAGATTAAGAGTTCGATCCCCTTTACCAACATATCATTACATTTGTcgacaaataataataaaaaacccACATTTGCTGTTATAATGGTTGCAAAATTGACTTGAGtttgatgatattgaatttttattacttttattataattttttttcatatttgtTTAATTCCCCCTCTTTATTagtgtattttttttaaaaaattttaatgttaAGTTTTCTCTAACCACTAAATATAGAATTTAATAtctagaaaaaaaataaaagaaaaatatgaaaaaagaaaagaaatggaaaaaaataataaaaaactttgCAAAAGATAtgctattttttaaaaatcgatcgaattttatttagaattttgaaatttcatttgattttgttcaaataaaagtaaattatttttgtaattagTTTGTTATTGTAATAATCCTGAAtttaaaggaaaaaaaaaaaaaaaaaaaattgttggtataattattaaaaatggaaaaatttATTCGACCAAAACCATACCAGatgtaaaatttttttgtattCAGTTTATGCCAACCAAAtccaaaaaacaaattatttatgtggggaaataaatttaaagaaaattcaaattaaatcaatgagTCCAAATTTTatggaattattaaataattgtagaGATGGAtgcaaataattattaaacttgtaatcaaatttattattaataatatattataattatttttcccAATTAATTACTTTTGGAATTtgtctataaaaaaaaaaaaaaaaaaaaacctgctatccatttttttatttaattagcTTTTATTgctattaaaaaattaatttaatatttttaatactttATCATAGACTgatgattttttttcatgtttactttataaaaaaaataaaaaaaaataaagacaAGACTTCACATCAGTGACAGTAGCTACCCAATATTAAAATGGTATGTAGCATAAACTCTTTTTCTATGCAACCTCcccttattttttatatcttttttttttttaacaactttttatttttatttagttttgaTCCCAATTTAGTATAGATAAATAGAGCACTcaaaaatacacaaaatgatataaaatataaaaaaaatgaatggtcattaagtttttttttattttattttttttattttatttttttattttattttttatattattttttttttttactaaataattatttttacaatttaattatttatcatctattttttgtaattatttttttattttcaaaaacaacGAGCAgggaatattttttaataaaaatatagatttaaaaaaaaaaacagaactTTACATTAATTTTAAGTGCTCTATTTATCtagattatataaaaaatattgtcCTTGATTTCTTTCGTAATTTCAAAGGTTTTTAATAACCAATGGATTGTATGAAGCtacttttcaaataaaaaaaaatcctattttaggaaaaaaaaattttatttttttttattttttattttttttttttttatttttattttttttttatttttattttttattttttttttaaatataactTCACACCAACTATCATAggaaaaaaaacatttagataataaaagaaaaaaaaaaaaattaaaactacaatgaatataataaaatcaaaaacaggaaatttcaaatttatttcaagaataggaattttaaattataaaaggtGTTTTACTACAGTTAAAACTCCTCAACCATTGGAACCTCACGAACATCCAAAACCAATGGAACCCAATGAATTTGACCCAAAACCAGATGATCCACCTAGAAATCCTGATCCATCTCCATTTCCAAATGAAGTTCCAAAACCTAAACCATCAGATTTCCCAATACCTGATGAATTATATCCACAAccaattgtttaaaatataaatattaaaaaaataaataaattaataaataaaaaaaagaattaattttaataaataatttgtatacatatatttttattattattattatttttataattattattattttaaaatttatttattcttttttaaagttCTTTGTTTATCAGCATGTTCAACTAATTTCTCTTCAACAAATAAACCTTTTCTTTTACGTATCATATTCATATATTGTCTAGCTATATTATTACCCAAACTTGCGATATTTACACCATTATCTTCGAGTTCTTCTTCAGTGGTTGGTTCATAGTAAGGATCTTGTTCAATAGTTTCCCAATAATTATCAAAGAACAATTGAGTACTAGCGGCACCCGAAGTTTTTATCATAATTTGTTGAGAGAAACCAAAACTTTCAACTACAGGTAAACGTGCTTGAATACAAAAGATTTGAGTACCCTCTTTAACACCCTCCTTTTGAATTTGAGCTCTTCTAGAGGATAAAACTGAA
This region of Dictyostelium discoideum AX4 chromosome 3 chromosome, whole genome shotgun sequence genomic DNA includes:
- a CDS encoding calcium-binding EF-hand domain-containing protein; its protein translation is MNFFKKLCRILNEIIRTDSDFNQSITLQELIADLKNKKAKNPVGTAVAVFRDADKNKNGKLTYEEIRNWAITKNSNAINDALTKEVNEILSPMDKDNDGNLTAGEMLDYFVKQGLKLNDACEMIKSYFEQVDKDSDGILTVCELKKFIGADLQVPSQ
- the gxcDD gene encoding Arf GTPase activating protein (pleckstrin homology (PH) domain-containing protein~calponin homology (CH) domain-containing protein), encoding MQPKDYMSSSHANWENIQIDSFTSWINQHLSERGLSVKDLSVDFQDGVLLLNLLEILSGKKIARYVRSPKFLQHKIDNIMIAFNFMEKAFDIKVFGCNAKDIVDGNLKQTMGVIFLLIQKIKVNLHLDHLQEQQGETTGTTTTITSTNTTTTPTKPRFYRASMQVNAANRFSHISPNKDQSSSTVATTTTTSTSVVQPQPQPTTATPTTTTATTLTPPVASQQPVSTAPATVTPSTVIPTVTPLNTTTTTTTATSTSTNVPTATTNVPPTATTTTTGTRISPTTGVSVSTIRSKFLFEGGTGNTTGGNEKYNTYSPGSGNTSGVVGPSTSSSLNISSERVLKRTESGYLISGGLSLSGSGSGGIHEPLQRTVSLIEIKLNDHQSKFYDLKKIIFMQSVIRGYLVRSKWRNVLEKYKQHLNEYKKHFMNNKKAYRGLIRVQAIVKGKIQRKKLFKMFPLYRRNEIVKEILSTEDKYVTSLAMVTTHYLKPSEAFLSTQQVRSIFSQIEIIHRYNSLILEKLVSRNKIWYSSGQKIGDIFIEMSAFLKVYTIYVNNYNNSIQTITECMEIPKFASLLEKNRNQFGLDLSAFLIAPIQRIPRYILLLQDLLKNTKESHPDHQDLSLALKKMKDVAEYVNEKKREAENLNQVLTIQSSLTGKFNNLAEPHRRYVKKGTLISNDKIHLYFLFNDLLVKTENKIVSKIRDSARLSNNNSSDKNSKSTFHSPKEIINEGKSKYLNSYFLAGSSLVDSNPDGFTFQIIGVGDANELNSQINNQINNQNNNQNNNQNNNLNNNNDDSPILSFSPFSSSFASTITNSLSSIGNSNNVNNNNNTSSNSGFVNSSNNNINIVNSNGSSPLTNSGHGLNSSFGISSNNNNNLTMPTTSIQLEALSLNEKMTWMGELDECIFQLLEKSKSKKRSLITDADELTTVPFDISVVKDSEFSNVLEKKHSEISWRSKKFYLKNTHLYYHRYSSTESPKEPTKIKCINLILCSVKLAQVVDHPHCFQLITPSRIYFFSCEDSTVLFQWISLIRLSIKKKLESLKDENNNINNFTSIASATSPTSSSSNTTPIVVPIASHSNATGSLSASLGSSFLNQQQRSLEQQQHLNTSNSNLTPLALSSQVLYHINNFISTSTSTSASQSQSQSPSPSPSHSINQKQKIRKLSFYQNRLNSFPTSTLSVSCLLNNDNHGNNDFDGKSFTNNIDITTTTTTNDDNNNNTTTTQVKKGKDLSCSKELNCSISHDDNSKGSSGYGNNSCGDNINNDESNNNCAECGASDPSWVSINYGVVVCLDCSSIHKNLPEGNVKSVRSLSVAFSDIVKKQEGNIKANNKYEKNIPSGLTKPNPKDSYEIKLSWIKAKYINNNNNNNNSQNGDSTTPTPTPTSTTIHVNNDSTPTSPNLNSQSSPPPTATTTQTENVKLDNGRSSPTPTPTQTENNNNNVLTPTTTTTNTTTSTTTGSRPTTPTILNNEEEHIQGINLKDSTDTSNGKGTWSRGSSHAITERKTSFLDKPRVPVKKEHQGYLFKTSSPTSNNSSDWKKYLFVYKNDVLTYYKVSKKNKRKEKGIIDLFHSVKQESRPKQKYSFTLVTSQRLYFLASETEEEMKIWLDVLSSHTTH